A genomic stretch from Sceloporus undulatus isolate JIND9_A2432 ecotype Alabama chromosome 5, SceUnd_v1.1, whole genome shotgun sequence includes:
- the LOC121931804 gene encoding uncharacterized protein LOC121931804, giving the protein MPISQPEMYLGGKEDQMDLPFEDCKEVLIGDLAPLAKPGSAEAEKRWEWNSLDTLLEPRTQDGAQSLTKATQTEAGCADHEDQPSFHSRRDCDAIYMMDLAKSLEKVIHQGMKEFFAFLKIFVNIPIFFMLELVQFLGRSVFQVLLVGLITAIGDQMLEPLLAALFNSIIQPLLVFLLNVLCTIRNLTYPLIEILKGICSQVAVVLRAFRLVEINHHPKNAVAEHV; this is encoded by the exons ATGCCAATAAGTCAACCAGAAATGTATCTGGGGGGGAAGGAGGACCAGATGGATCTCCCATTTGAGGACTGCAAGGAGGTTTTGATAG GAGATCTGGCACCTCTGGCTAAGCCAGGCTCAGCCGAAGCCGAGAAGAGATGGGAATGGAACAGCCTGGACACTTTGCTTGAACCCAGGACTCAGGACGGGGCCCAGTCCCTCACCAAAGCAACCCAGACTGAAG CTGGATGTGCCGACCATGAAGATCAGCCTTCTTTCCATTCAAGAAGGGATTGTGATGCGATCTACATGATGGACCTGGCCAAAAG TTTGGAGAAAGTAATCCATCAAGGCATGAAAGAATTCTTTGCCTTCCTGAAGATCTTTGTCAATATACCCATCTTTTTCATGCTTGAATTGGTCCAGTTTCTCGGCAGatctgtattccag gtGCTGTTGGTGGGCCTTATAACTGCCATAGGTGACCAGATGTTAGAACCCCTCCTGGCGGCTCTGTTCAACAGCATCATACAGCCGCTGCTGGTCTTCCTGCTGAACGTCCTCTGCACCATCCGGAACTTGACCTATCCTCTCATTGAGATATTGAAGGGCATCTGTTCGCAAGTAGCAGTGGTGCTGCGCGCTTTCCGGCTGGTGGAAATCAACCACCATCCCAAGAATGCTGTGGCCGAGCATGTCTAG